The Tardiphaga alba genome includes a window with the following:
- the lnt gene encoding apolipoprotein N-acyltransferase yields the protein MIPKQLRSVALSIILAWGWKRAAIAFVAGAFSSLAMAPFNAWPILFVTFPIAIWLIDGAAAGKMRGIPAAAMAGWWFGFGYFVPGLYWIGYAFLVDAETFAWLLPAAICGLPAYLALYTALGFALARLLWTRDASRILALAASLTIGEWLRGHMLTGFPWNAFGYALTEPLALAQTMSLVGLWGMTFIAIAIFASPAALIDGRSRTQRPWLAPALALSLLIAMGVYGAIRLGNTPTQFVANVKLRIMQPAISQDKRFNYSAKADVMSKYLALSDRSTGPENSGVGSANILIWPESAFPFFLSREADAMAQIADLLPKGTVLITGAVRPPDQPPGTRVTRAYNSIFVIDHDGTFLSVYDKLHLVPFGEYLPFQNLLEKIGLQQLTKVHGGFIPGARRKAMDVPGAPSMLPLICYEAVFPDDIVIQKDRPGWMVNLTNDGWFGISTGPYQHLQQSRMRAIEEGLPMVRAANTGISAVIDPLGRSVAELGLGVEGVLDARLPAAISPTPYSKIGDLPAAICISLAIVFVVRRRNKTTN from the coding sequence GTGATCCCCAAACAATTGCGCAGCGTCGCACTCAGCATCATTCTTGCCTGGGGCTGGAAGCGTGCAGCCATCGCGTTCGTCGCCGGCGCATTCTCCTCGCTGGCAATGGCGCCGTTCAATGCCTGGCCGATCCTCTTCGTCACATTCCCGATCGCCATCTGGCTGATCGACGGCGCTGCCGCCGGCAAAATGCGCGGCATCCCAGCCGCCGCCATGGCCGGCTGGTGGTTCGGCTTCGGTTACTTCGTGCCGGGGCTGTACTGGATCGGCTACGCATTCCTCGTCGACGCCGAAACATTCGCATGGCTGCTGCCGGCCGCGATCTGCGGCCTGCCCGCTTATCTCGCGCTCTACACGGCGCTCGGCTTCGCGCTGGCGCGCCTGCTCTGGACCAGGGATGCGTCGCGCATTCTCGCGCTTGCAGCCAGCCTGACCATCGGCGAATGGCTGCGCGGACATATGCTCACCGGCTTTCCCTGGAATGCGTTCGGCTACGCGCTGACCGAACCGCTGGCATTGGCGCAGACCATGTCACTGGTCGGGCTGTGGGGCATGACGTTCATCGCGATCGCGATCTTCGCGTCACCGGCCGCATTGATCGATGGCCGTTCGCGTACCCAGCGCCCTTGGCTGGCGCCAGCACTTGCACTGTCACTCCTGATCGCGATGGGTGTCTATGGCGCCATCCGCCTTGGAAACACGCCGACACAATTCGTCGCCAATGTGAAGCTGCGCATCATGCAGCCGGCGATCTCGCAGGACAAACGCTTCAACTATTCCGCCAAAGCGGATGTGATGAGCAAATATCTCGCTTTGTCCGATCGCTCCACCGGGCCCGAGAACAGCGGTGTCGGCTCCGCCAATATCCTGATCTGGCCGGAATCGGCCTTCCCGTTTTTCCTGTCGCGCGAAGCCGATGCGATGGCACAGATTGCCGACCTGCTCCCGAAAGGCACCGTGCTGATCACCGGCGCCGTGCGCCCGCCGGATCAGCCGCCCGGCACGCGCGTCACACGCGCCTATAATTCGATATTCGTCATCGATCACGACGGCACCTTCCTGTCGGTCTATGACAAGCTGCATCTGGTGCCTTTCGGCGAATACTTGCCATTCCAGAATCTGCTCGAAAAAATCGGTCTGCAGCAGCTCACTAAAGTTCATGGCGGCTTTATTCCGGGAGCCCGCCGCAAGGCGATGGACGTTCCCGGCGCTCCAAGCATGCTGCCATTGATCTGCTACGAAGCTGTTTTCCCCGATGACATCGTCATCCAGAAGGATCGTCCTGGCTGGATGGTCAATCTGACCAATGACGGCTGGTTCGGTATCTCGACCGGCCCGTATCAACACCTGCAACAGAGCCGCATGCGGGCGATCGAAGAAGGCCTGCCAATGGTTCGCGCTGCGAACACCGGCATCTCCGCCGTGATCGATCCGCTGGGCCGCTCGGTGGCAGAGCTCGGACTTGGTGTGGAGGGTGTGCTTGATGCGCGCCTGCCTGCGGCGATTTCGCCCACCCCATATTCGAAGATTGGAGACCTTCCGGCGGCAATATGTATTTCGCTGGCGATCGTCTTCGTTGTCCGCAGACGCAACAAGACTACCAACTAG
- the rimI gene encoding ribosomal protein S18-alanine N-acetyltransferase, protein MTLPSWFPFFRTAPAVVEAATPKDAAQLARLHAASFHRGWGDGEFEQMLREPNTLIHRLRQGRSIVGFAASRIAADEAEILSVAVSPDQRGRGLSRDLFLIHLGHLAGRGVRTVFLEVEENNMPARRLYDRTGFAVVGQRERYYKEANGAELNALIMRRDLS, encoded by the coding sequence ATGACGCTGCCGTCCTGGTTCCCGTTCTTCCGCACTGCGCCCGCCGTGGTCGAAGCCGCAACGCCAAAGGACGCGGCGCAACTGGCGCGACTGCACGCCGCATCGTTTCATCGCGGCTGGGGCGACGGTGAATTCGAGCAGATGCTGCGCGAGCCCAACACGCTGATCCATCGGCTGCGACAGGGCCGCAGCATTGTCGGCTTTGCCGCATCGCGCATCGCCGCGGATGAAGCGGAAATCCTGTCCGTTGCGGTATCGCCTGACCAACGTGGCCGTGGCCTGTCACGCGACCTGTTCCTCATCCATCTTGGCCATCTCGCCGGACGCGGCGTGCGCACCGTGTTCCTCGAAGTGGAGGAAAACAACATGCCGGCGCGGCGGCTCTATGATCGCACCGGCTTTGCCGTGGTCGGCCAGCGCGAGCGCTATTACAAGGAAGCCAACGGCGCCGAATTGAACGCCCTGATCATGCGTCGCGACTTGTCCTGA
- a CDS encoding helix-turn-helix domain-containing protein, protein MSTKAPNPVDKYVGSRVRMRRIMLGMSQEKLGEALGLTFQQVQKYEKGTNRVGASRLQQISEILQVPVSFLFEGGPGAIETANGFGEASSPTYVSDFLATSEGLALTRAFTRISDTKLRRSIVDLVEQIAAREATEAN, encoded by the coding sequence ATGTCGACGAAAGCGCCCAATCCTGTTGACAAATACGTCGGCAGCCGTGTGCGCATGCGCCGTATTATGCTGGGCATGAGTCAAGAGAAGCTGGGTGAAGCGCTTGGTCTGACATTTCAGCAGGTGCAGAAGTACGAAAAGGGTACCAATCGCGTCGGCGCCAGCCGTCTGCAGCAGATTTCAGAAATCCTGCAGGTGCCGGTCTCGTTCCTGTTCGAAGGCGGCCCCGGCGCGATCGAAACCGCAAACGGCTTCGGCGAGGCCTCATCGCCCACTTACGTGTCCGACTTCCTTGCGACTTCTGAAGGCCTCGCACTGACCCGTGCTTTCACACGCATTTCGGATACCAAGCTCCGCCGCAGCATCGTCGACCTCGTCGAGCAAATCGCCGCCCGCGAAGCCACGGAAGCCAATTAA
- the trmB gene encoding tRNA (guanosine(46)-N7)-methyltransferase TrmB, with the protein MTTDDIIDDESRRYTGSFFGRRKGHKLRDHQSDLMATLLPRLSVDIAHPAPADLCTLFKPNIRDVRLEIGFGGGEHLVAEALAHPDIGFIGCEPYINGMAKILVQIEAQNIKNIRLVAGDAAELLDWAPAQSLKRIDLIHPDPWPKKKHWKRRFVQDATLAKMVRVLVPKGEFRFVCDIESYVAWTLWHVTRSPAFVWLAERADDWRLPWPNYTMTRYGRKATREGRKASYLMFRLK; encoded by the coding sequence ATGACGACTGACGACATCATCGACGACGAATCCAGACGCTATACGGGCTCCTTCTTCGGACGCCGCAAGGGCCACAAGCTGCGCGACCATCAGTCCGACCTGATGGCGACATTGCTGCCGCGCCTGTCCGTGGACATTGCACATCCAGCGCCCGCGGATCTGTGCACGCTATTCAAACCGAATATTCGCGATGTCCGCCTCGAGATCGGATTTGGCGGTGGCGAGCACCTCGTCGCGGAAGCGCTTGCGCATCCCGATATCGGCTTCATCGGCTGCGAGCCCTATATCAACGGCATGGCCAAGATCCTGGTGCAGATCGAGGCGCAGAATATCAAGAATATCCGCCTCGTTGCCGGAGACGCCGCCGAACTGCTCGACTGGGCACCGGCGCAATCGCTGAAGCGCATCGACCTGATCCATCCCGACCCCTGGCCGAAGAAGAAGCACTGGAAGCGCCGCTTCGTGCAGGACGCCACGCTTGCAAAAATGGTTCGGGTGCTGGTGCCGAAGGGTGAATTTCGTTTCGTCTGCGACATCGAGAGCTATGTCGCCTGGACGCTGTGGCATGTGACGCGATCGCCGGCCTTCGTGTGGCTTGCCGAACGCGCGGATGATTGGCGGCTGCCATGGCCGAACTACACGATGACGCGCTACGGCCGCAAGGCGACCCGCGAGGGCCGCAAGGCGAGCTATCTGATGTTTCGGTTGAAGTAG
- the irrA gene encoding iron response transcriptional regulator IrrA, protein MDDATAVAEINHGRQPALTGCPWHDVNEMLQSVGLRPTRQRMALGWLLFGKGARHLTAEMLYEEATLAKVPVSLATVYNTLNQLTDSGLLRQVSVDGTKTYFDTNVTTHHHYYFENNHELVDIPNQNLVLTKMPEVPEGFEISRIDMVVRLRKKR, encoded by the coding sequence ATGGACGACGCAACCGCGGTTGCCGAAATCAATCATGGCCGCCAGCCGGCCCTGACTGGTTGCCCGTGGCATGACGTCAACGAGATGCTGCAGTCGGTCGGCCTGCGTCCCACCCGTCAGCGCATGGCGCTGGGTTGGCTGCTGTTCGGCAAGGGCGCGCGCCATCTCACCGCTGAAATGCTGTATGAGGAAGCCACCCTGGCCAAGGTGCCGGTGTCGCTGGCGACCGTCTACAACACCCTGAACCAGCTCACGGATTCGGGCCTGCTCCGCCAGGTCAGCGTCGATGGTACGAAGACCTATTTCGATACAAATGTGACGACCCATCACCACTACTATTTCGAGAACAACCACGAACTGGTCGATATCCCGAACCAGAACCTCGTTCTGACCAAGATGCCGGAAGTCCCCGAGGGCTTCGAAATCAGCCGCATCGATATGGTCGTCCGTTTGCGCAAGAAGCGCTAG
- a CDS encoding Fur family transcriptional regulator, whose translation MTILKSTSSKVNSIESRCAATGMRMTEQRRVIARVLAEADDHPDVEELYRRCVAIDDKISISTVYRTVKLFEDAGIIERHDFREGRARYETMRDTHHDHLINLRDGTVIEFTSEAIEALQAEVAAKLGYKLVDHRLELYCVPLDEDKSKQ comes from the coding sequence ATGACTATTTTGAAATCGACATCTTCCAAAGTGAACAGCATTGAATCGCGCTGCGCTGCGACAGGCATGCGCATGACCGAACAGCGCCGCGTGATCGCGCGCGTGCTGGCGGAAGCCGACGATCATCCCGATGTGGAAGAGCTCTATCGCCGCTGCGTTGCCATCGATGACAAGATCTCGATCTCGACAGTGTATCGCACCGTCAAACTGTTTGAGGATGCGGGTATCATCGAGCGTCATGATTTCCGCGAAGGCCGCGCACGCTACGAGACGATGCGCGATACGCATCACGACCATCTGATCAATTTGCGCGATGGAACGGTGATCGAGTTCACGTCGGAAGCCATCGAAGCGCTGCAGGCGGAAGTCGCGGCCAAGCTTGGCTATAAGCTCGTCGATCATCGGCTCGAGCTGTATTGCGTACCGCTCGATGAGGACAAGTCCAAGCAGTGA
- a CDS encoding SH3 domain-containing protein → MAFGRCAYAALAIAGIVMASDPAVAAKDVPLGASGLPVPRYVSLKSDHVNVRGGPTKDNDVSWVYTRSGLPVEITAEFENWRRVRDSEGAEGWVYHSLLSGRRTAVVTMKHKDELASIYDDPNPKSAVAARLQAGVVAQVKRCRDGWCRVVGAGFDGWIEQQRLWGVYADEKVN, encoded by the coding sequence ATGGCGTTCGGGCGTTGTGCGTATGCGGCATTGGCGATCGCAGGGATAGTCATGGCCAGTGATCCGGCCGTCGCCGCCAAGGACGTCCCGCTCGGTGCCAGCGGGCTTCCCGTGCCCCGTTATGTCAGCTTGAAATCGGACCATGTAAATGTTCGCGGCGGCCCGACCAAGGATAATGACGTGTCCTGGGTCTATACCCGTTCCGGACTGCCGGTGGAAATCACCGCCGAATTCGAAAACTGGCGCCGCGTCCGCGATTCCGAAGGTGCCGAAGGCTGGGTTTATCATTCGCTGCTGTCCGGCCGCCGCACTGCGGTGGTGACCATGAAGCACAAGGACGAACTGGCCTCGATCTATGACGACCCGAATCCGAAAAGCGCCGTCGCTGCGCGGCTGCAGGCGGGTGTCGTGGCGCAAGTGAAGCGTTGCCGCGACGGCTGGTGCCGTGTGGTCGGCGCCGGCTTCGACGGCTGGATCGAGCAGCAGCGCTTGTGGGGCGTCTATGCGGACGAGAAGGTCAACTGA
- a CDS encoding PhoH family protein yields the protein MAKSASDSSTLAARKMDFTASAETQVVIDFDDNRAASALVGPYGQNLALVERRLNVVVDSRGNHITLTGTRDACDAGRRVLEMLYTQAAQGIELAQGDVEGAIRATLAQGSLFPFDPKNPSKPISNFEAVNLRKRPVRARTAAQDSYIRALKSHELVFGVGPAGTGKTWLAVAHACMLFERKEVDRIILSRPAVEAGERLGFLPGDLKEKVDPYLRPIYDALYDLMDARVVERALAANEIEIAPLAFMRGRTLTNAAIILDEAQNTTSMQMKMFLTRLGENSRMIITGDPSQVDLPNGQVSGLAEAVKLLDGVPGIAQVQFKGEDVVRHELVGRIVAAYEKAAPKPLTAVKDKP from the coding sequence TTGGCAAAGAGTGCATCGGATTCGTCTACGCTCGCTGCTCGCAAAATGGACTTCACCGCGTCAGCCGAGACGCAAGTCGTCATCGACTTCGACGACAACCGTGCGGCCTCCGCATTGGTCGGCCCTTACGGCCAGAACCTCGCGCTGGTGGAACGACGACTGAACGTCGTCGTCGATAGCCGCGGCAATCACATCACCCTCACCGGAACGCGCGACGCCTGCGACGCCGGCCGCCGGGTGCTTGAAATGCTCTATACGCAGGCCGCGCAGGGCATCGAGCTGGCGCAAGGCGATGTCGAAGGCGCCATCCGCGCCACGCTCGCACAAGGCTCGCTGTTTCCATTCGACCCCAAAAACCCGTCGAAGCCGATCTCGAATTTCGAAGCCGTCAATCTGCGCAAGCGCCCGGTGCGCGCACGCACAGCTGCTCAGGACTCCTATATCCGCGCATTGAAGAGCCACGAACTCGTGTTCGGCGTCGGCCCCGCCGGCACGGGCAAGACCTGGCTGGCCGTGGCGCATGCCTGCATGCTGTTCGAGCGCAAGGAAGTCGATCGCATCATCCTGTCGCGCCCTGCCGTGGAAGCGGGCGAACGCCTCGGCTTCCTGCCCGGCGATCTCAAGGAAAAGGTCGATCCGTATCTGCGCCCGATCTATGACGCGCTGTATGACCTGATGGATGCCCGCGTCGTCGAGCGCGCGCTTGCCGCCAACGAAATCGAAATCGCGCCGCTCGCTTTCATGCGCGGCCGGACGCTGACCAATGCCGCGATCATTCTCGACGAAGCGCAGAACACCACATCCATGCAGATGAAGATGTTCTTGACGCGCCTCGGTGAGAACAGCCGCATGATCATCACAGGCGACCCGTCGCAGGTCGACTTGCCGAACGGACAGGTCTCCGGCCTTGCCGAGGCCGTGAAGCTGCTCGACGGCGTGCCCGGCATCGCGCAGGTGCAGTTCAAGGGTGAAGACGTGGTTCGCCATGAACTGGTGGGCCGCATCGTCGCGGCCTATGAGAAAGCAGCGCCGAAGCCTTTGACGGCGGTCAAGGACAAGCCGTGA
- a CDS encoding SGNH/GDSL hydrolase family protein gives MRAGLLAIALAVAPHTAFARSPVEACLAVDQRLTDPAPLPRTSTILTGAGPLRVVAIGSSSTLGLWQSDATRTYPGRLKAELQQLRPGLSVELINSGRNADTIPGNIARFARDVAAHKPDLVIWQIGTNDITWLHSADSLTGRITDGIRQLKATGADVILMDQQYAPVILASNYTKMQESIIEAARHENVPLFSRFNLMRRTVEGGVSVTALTSWDGLHSSADGYECVGRALAHAIVATMPAAVQTQPTPAKRVRSK, from the coding sequence ATGCGCGCCGGCCTCCTGGCCATCGCTCTCGCTGTCGCACCCCATACCGCATTCGCACGGTCGCCGGTCGAGGCCTGTCTGGCGGTCGATCAGCGCCTGACCGACCCCGCGCCCCTTCCTCGCACCTCGACCATACTGACCGGTGCCGGCCCATTGCGCGTCGTCGCGATCGGGTCGTCATCGACGCTGGGCCTATGGCAATCGGACGCCACGCGTACCTATCCCGGACGGCTGAAGGCAGAGTTGCAGCAACTCAGGCCCGGCCTGTCGGTCGAACTCATCAATAGCGGCCGCAACGCCGATACGATCCCCGGCAATATCGCCCGCTTTGCGCGGGACGTTGCCGCGCACAAGCCGGATCTGGTGATCTGGCAGATCGGCACCAACGACATCACCTGGCTGCACAGCGCCGACAGCCTCACCGGCAGGATCACCGACGGCATCCGGCAGCTCAAGGCCACGGGAGCCGATGTGATCCTGATGGACCAGCAATACGCCCCGGTCATTCTGGCATCGAACTACACGAAGATGCAGGAGAGCATCATTGAAGCCGCCCGGCACGAAAATGTGCCGCTGTTCTCGCGCTTCAATCTCATGCGGCGCACGGTCGAAGGCGGTGTATCGGTGACGGCCCTGACAAGCTGGGACGGGCTACACAGTTCTGCCGATGGCTATGAATGCGTTGGACGCGCGCTCGCGCATGCCATCGTGGCGACGATGCCCGCCGCGGTTCAGACGCAACCGACGCCTGCAAAGCGCGTGCGCAGCAAATAA
- the ybeY gene encoding rRNA maturation RNase YbeY, producing MTTHIPPATEVLVVADCWSAEPEADAIIHRAIEAASGMVEDDTADAELAVMLTDDTGIRTLNNNWRGMDKATNVLSFPALQPPEGADVPDDMPMMLGDIAIAYETTRREADDEEKTFANHLSHLAIHGFLHLVGYDHENNEDAEEMEQKEREILATLGIPDPYANQGEVI from the coding sequence ATGACGACCCATATCCCACCCGCGACCGAAGTTCTCGTCGTCGCCGATTGCTGGTCAGCCGAACCTGAGGCCGACGCGATTATTCATCGCGCCATCGAGGCTGCATCTGGCATGGTCGAGGATGACACCGCCGACGCCGAACTCGCGGTCATGCTCACCGACGATACCGGTATCCGCACGCTGAACAACAATTGGCGCGGCATGGACAAGGCCACCAATGTCCTGTCCTTCCCCGCTCTGCAGCCGCCGGAAGGCGCCGACGTGCCCGACGACATGCCGATGATGCTCGGCGACATCGCGATCGCTTACGAGACGACACGCCGCGAGGCAGACGACGAAGAGAAGACATTCGCCAATCATCTCAGCCATCTCGCCATTCACGGCTTCCTGCATCTCGTCGGTTATGACCACGAGAATAATGAAGACGCCGAGGAAATGGAGCAGAAGGAGCGCGAGATTCTTGCAACGCTCGGCATTCCCGACCCCTATGCCAATCAAGGCGAGGTGATCTGA
- a CDS encoding HAD family hydrolase produces the protein MSFDLVIFDCDGVLVDSEALACVVHADVLTAYGYAITAAQVHERFLGRSAREARAQVESEMGRVLPDEYTDSLRSTIDRVFGEQLQPVPGIDDVLAGLTQQKCVASSGTPTRIRSSLTTTKLIHHFGEHLYSALQVERGKPAPDLFLFAAAQMGVDPARCVVIEDSIHGVSGAVAAGMTVFGFHGGAHCGPSTAGALQATGAHLVFCDMRQLPALIEAGAPGARAFDPA, from the coding sequence GTGAGCTTCGATCTCGTCATTTTCGACTGCGACGGCGTGCTCGTCGATAGTGAGGCGCTAGCCTGCGTTGTGCATGCAGATGTGCTCACGGCCTACGGCTATGCCATTACCGCCGCGCAGGTGCATGAGCGCTTCCTGGGCCGTTCGGCGCGCGAAGCGCGGGCGCAAGTCGAATCCGAAATGGGGCGCGTGCTGCCGGACGAATATACGGACTCGCTGCGATCCACCATCGATCGGGTGTTCGGCGAGCAACTGCAGCCGGTGCCCGGAATCGACGATGTCCTGGCGGGCCTCACGCAGCAGAAATGCGTGGCCTCATCGGGGACGCCGACGCGGATTCGCTCGAGCCTCACCACCACCAAGCTTATCCATCACTTCGGCGAGCATCTGTATTCGGCCTTGCAGGTCGAGCGCGGCAAGCCGGCGCCGGACCTGTTCCTGTTTGCCGCCGCCCAGATGGGCGTCGATCCCGCGCGCTGCGTGGTGATCGAGGACAGCATCCATGGGGTCTCAGGGGCCGTGGCAGCGGGCATGACAGTGTTTGGCTTCCATGGCGGAGCCCATTGCGGGCCGTCGACCGCAGGGGCCCTACAGGCCACCGGAGCCCATCTGGTGTTTTGCGACATGCGGCAACTTCCGGCGCTGATCGAGGCCGGCGCGCCCGGCGCACGCGCCTTCGATCCGGCGTAA
- the miaB gene encoding tRNA (N6-isopentenyl adenosine(37)-C2)-methylthiotransferase MiaB: MTTAPRKLHIKSFGCQMNVYDAQRMVDTLAPEGFVETANADDADLVILNTCHIREKASEKVYSELGKLRLAKAEAAQHGKQMNVVVAGCVAQAEGDEIIRRAPVVDVVVGPQSYHNLPQLLAKARDGERALDTDFPVEDKFGFLPAPKPAAIRARGISAFVTVQEGCDKFCTFCVVPYTRGAEVSRPVAKIIEDTERLADNGVREITLIGQNVNGYHGEGPDGRPWALGQLIFRLAEIPGIARIRYSTSHPRDVEDTLIAAHRDLPQLMPFVHLPVQSGSDRILAAMNRKHTAADYRRVIERFRSARQDIAFTSDFIVGFPGETEQDFADTLALVTQIGYAGAYSFKYSPRPGTPAAELQETVSQADMDERLTRLQTLIDSQQAAFNKAAVGKTVDVLFERAARNPGQIVGRTAFLQPAHVMASEDIIGKILPVQVESLERYSLIGTLATATHPPLSSSELSQPVLTATGA; encoded by the coding sequence ATGACCACCGCGCCGCGCAAGCTGCACATCAAATCCTTCGGCTGCCAGATGAATGTCTACGATGCCCAGCGCATGGTGGACACGCTGGCGCCTGAAGGTTTCGTCGAGACAGCCAATGCCGACGATGCGGATCTGGTGATCCTGAACACCTGCCACATCCGCGAAAAGGCGTCCGAGAAGGTCTATTCCGAACTCGGCAAGCTGCGCCTCGCCAAGGCCGAAGCCGCCCAGCACGGCAAGCAGATGAATGTCGTGGTGGCCGGCTGCGTCGCCCAGGCCGAGGGCGACGAGATCATCCGTCGTGCCCCGGTGGTCGATGTCGTGGTCGGCCCGCAGAGCTATCACAACCTGCCGCAGCTGCTCGCCAAGGCACGCGACGGCGAGCGCGCGCTAGATACGGATTTCCCGGTCGAGGACAAGTTCGGCTTCCTCCCGGCGCCGAAACCGGCCGCGATTCGCGCCCGCGGCATCTCGGCCTTCGTGACGGTGCAGGAAGGCTGCGACAAGTTCTGCACCTTCTGTGTGGTGCCCTATACCCGCGGCGCCGAAGTGTCGCGCCCGGTGGCGAAGATCATCGAGGATACCGAGCGCCTTGCTGACAATGGCGTCCGCGAGATCACGCTGATCGGCCAGAACGTCAACGGCTATCACGGCGAAGGCCCGGACGGCCGGCCATGGGCGCTGGGCCAACTGATCTTCCGCCTCGCCGAGATCCCCGGCATCGCCCGCATCCGCTATTCCACCAGCCATCCCCGCGATGTCGAGGACACGCTGATCGCAGCGCATCGCGATTTGCCGCAGCTGATGCCCTTCGTGCATTTGCCCGTGCAGTCCGGTTCGGACCGGATTCTCGCGGCCATGAACAGAAAACATACGGCGGCCGACTATCGCCGGGTCATCGAGCGTTTCCGGTCCGCGCGGCAAGATATTGCTTTTACGTCGGATTTCATCGTCGGCTTCCCCGGCGAGACGGAACAGGACTTTGCCGACACACTCGCACTCGTCACACAAATCGGTTACGCTGGCGCGTATTCGTTCAAGTATTCGCCGCGACCGGGCACGCCGGCTGCGGAGTTGCAGGAGACGGTGTCACAGGCCGACATGGACGAGCGACTGACGCGGCTACAGACCCTGATCGACAGCCAGCAAGCGGCCTTCAACAAGGCTGCCGTCGGCAAGACCGTCGATGTGCTGTTCGAGCGTGCCGCCCGCAATCCCGGCCAGATCGTCGGCCGCACGGCTTTCCTGCAGCCAGCCCATGTGATGGCCTCCGAGGACATCATCGGCAAGATCCTTCCGGTCCAGGTCGAAAGCCTCGAGCGCTACAGCCTGATCGGCACGCTGGCCACAGCCACGCATCCACCCCTTTCATCGTCTGAGTTATCGCAGCCTGTTCTCACCGCCACGGGAGCCTGA
- a CDS encoding 2-hydroxyacid dehydrogenase, whose product MSVKKKPLVVVTRRLPDSIETRMRELFDARLNVDDVPMTQEQLAEAIRTADVLVPTVTDEITKDLLDQPDCKVKLIANFGNGVDNIDVSAAQAKGITVTNTPKVLTEDTADMTMSLILAVPRRLIEGAAILTESREDWQGWSPTWMLGKRLGGKRLGIIGMGRIGQAVARRAKAFGLQIHYHNRKPVAPVIADELGATYWDSLDQMLARMDIISVNCPHTPATFHLLSARRLKLIRKDAYIVNTARGEVIDEETLTKLIESGDIAGAALDVFEHEPAVNPKLVRLAKAGKVVLLPHMGSATVEGRVEMGEKVIINIRAFLDAHKPPDRVLPNML is encoded by the coding sequence ATGTCGGTGAAGAAGAAGCCTCTCGTCGTCGTCACCCGCCGCCTGCCGGATTCCATCGAGACGCGGATGCGCGAATTGTTCGACGCGCGCCTCAATGTCGATGATGTGCCGATGACGCAGGAGCAGCTTGCCGAGGCGATCCGCACGGCGGATGTGCTGGTCCCCACCGTCACCGACGAGATCACCAAGGACCTGCTCGACCAGCCCGATTGCAAGGTCAAGCTGATCGCCAATTTCGGCAACGGCGTCGACAATATCGACGTGTCCGCCGCACAGGCGAAGGGCATCACCGTCACCAACACGCCCAAAGTGCTCACCGAAGATACGGCCGACATGACCATGTCGCTGATCCTCGCTGTGCCGCGCCGGCTGATCGAGGGCGCCGCGATCCTCACCGAAAGTCGGGAGGACTGGCAGGGTTGGTCGCCGACCTGGATGCTCGGCAAGCGGCTTGGCGGCAAGCGCCTCGGCATCATCGGCATGGGCCGTATCGGCCAAGCCGTCGCGCGCCGCGCCAAGGCGTTCGGTCTGCAGATCCACTATCACAACCGCAAACCGGTCGCGCCCGTGATCGCCGATGAACTCGGCGCCACTTATTGGGACTCGCTCGACCAGATGCTGGCGCGCATGGACATTATCTCGGTGAACTGCCCGCACACGCCGGCCACGTTCCACCTGCTATCCGCGCGTCGCCTCAAGCTGATCCGCAAGGACGCCTATATCGTCAACACTGCGCGCGGCGAGGTGATCGACGAAGAGACGCTCACCAAGCTGATCGAAAGCGGCGACATCGCCGGCGCCGCACTCGACGTGTTCGAGCACGAGCCTGCGGTCAATCCGAAGCTTGTGCGTCTCGCCAAGGCTGGCAAGGTCGTGCTGCTGCCGCATATGGGCTCGGCGACAGTGGAAGGTCGTGTCGAGATGGGCGAGAAGGTCATCATCAACATTCGCGCCTTCCTCGACGCGCACAAGCCGCCGGATCGCGTGCTGCCGAACATGCTGTAA